A single genomic interval of Candidatus Bathyarchaeota archaeon harbors:
- a CDS encoding ABC transporter permease, protein MSVKSMISHSLMVAWKDLMELFRNKLGLIMLVLMPIFMMSMVGFIYPSDTSISKISIALVNEDKGDGSAMLIMALETLNNNTSMMTITDASSFDEVRDMIQRGDVEGGIVIASNFTSSLISGKQGTITIVTDQSNPQMSTLLQIALKEVFEQIGTWLAQQKVQELNSTVNESNSLAIVKPYSVQTEGSIPGHFSYFDFIAPGIMAMTVMMSVMTGLPAAISHEKEVGTLDGMMVAPINRLAIILGKTLAQTARGLLQGTLILILAVALFGVTIHGSILLVFALLLLGVFSFVGFGVVLTSFAKDQETAMMLMMTLIFPMMFLSGVFFPIQQMPWYMQGISKFLPLTYVATALRKVMVLGAGVSVITTELAVLIGFGIIMTIIAVPVFKRAMTK, encoded by the coding sequence ATGAGCGTCAAAAGTATGATCTCCCACAGCCTCATGGTTGCTTGGAAGGACCTAATGGAGTTGTTTAGGAACAAATTAGGGCTGATTATGCTCGTGTTAATGCCAATATTCATGATGAGCATGGTTGGCTTCATATATCCCTCTGACACATCCATAAGCAAAATATCCATCGCCCTAGTGAACGAGGACAAGGGAGACGGCAGCGCAATGCTCATCATGGCCTTGGAGACGTTGAACAATAACACGAGTATGATGACCATTACTGATGCTTCAAGTTTCGATGAAGTAAGAGACATGATCCAGAGGGGAGACGTTGAAGGAGGCATAGTAATCGCCAGCAACTTCACTTCAAGCCTCATAAGTGGAAAACAGGGAACAATTACAATCGTAACCGACCAGTCTAATCCCCAAATGTCGACGCTGCTGCAGATCGCTTTGAAGGAAGTGTTTGAACAGATAGGCACATGGCTGGCACAACAAAAAGTTCAGGAGCTAAACTCAACGGTTAATGAAAGCAACTCACTTGCGATCGTGAAGCCCTACAGTGTCCAGACAGAAGGATCCATCCCAGGACACTTCAGTTATTTCGATTTCATAGCTCCTGGGATTATGGCCATGACGGTGATGATGAGCGTTATGACAGGGCTCCCTGCAGCTATCTCCCACGAGAAGGAGGTTGGCACGTTGGACGGAATGATGGTGGCTCCTATCAACAGGCTTGCTATAATACTTGGAAAAACCCTTGCCCAGACGGCTAGGGGTTTACTCCAAGGGACTCTCATACTGATATTGGCAGTGGCTCTGTTCGGCGTCACCATTCATGGGAGTATTCTGCTAGTCTTTGCATTGCTTTTGTTGGGGGTGTTCAGCTTCGTTGGCTTTGGCGTTGTGTTAACGTCCTTTGCGAAGGATCAAGAGACAGCCATGATGTTGATGATGACTTTAATATTTCCTATGATGTTCCTCAGTGGCGTGTTCTTCCCGATACAGCAGATGCCTTGGTACATGCAGGGAATCTCAAAATTCCTCCCACTGACATACGTAGCAACAGCTCTGAGGAAAGTTATGGTACTTGGAGCAGGGGTGTCCGTAATAACCACTGAGCTTGCAGTACTCATAGGATTTGGGATCATCATGACGATAATAGCAGTACCAGTGTTCAAGAGAGCCATGACCAAGTAG
- a CDS encoding ATP-binding cassette domain-containing protein yields MVSTMMIETKNLTKKFNELAAVDHISFDVKRGEVFGLLGPNGAGKTTTIRMLSTLTRPTEGTATVGNYDVVKDDHEVRKLIGLVSEKIIMYDRLTAKENLWFFGKLYNIPKEILNKRIDELLKLVQLSNWKDSQVGTFSSGMRQRMNVIRALLNMPEVLFLDEPTLGLDPQSSVEVREFVRKINREKKTTIIITTHMMIEADMLCDRIGIIDHGKIVALDTSTNLKKLVSGADETILELEIANLTTNMVASIQSLKCVNSVSQDNATHIKIHANGDETFDAIIDAIRAEKAKITSVKNLEPTLEDVFLHVTGREVRDNADRKIPLREHRHFMPRRRVR; encoded by the coding sequence TTGGTAAGTACCATGATGATCGAAACCAAAAACCTCACGAAGAAATTCAATGAACTCGCAGCAGTAGATCACATTTCATTTGACGTGAAAAGAGGCGAGGTTTTCGGTTTGCTTGGTCCTAATGGAGCTGGTAAAACCACGACAATAAGGATGCTCTCCACACTAACTAGGCCCACGGAGGGCACAGCCACAGTCGGCAACTACGACGTAGTAAAGGATGACCATGAGGTCAGGAAACTCATTGGCCTAGTTTCTGAAAAAATAATAATGTACGACCGCTTAACAGCCAAAGAAAATCTGTGGTTTTTCGGAAAACTCTACAATATCCCAAAAGAAATTCTCAACAAAAGGATAGACGAACTCCTAAAACTGGTTCAACTAAGTAATTGGAAAGATTCTCAGGTGGGCACCTTCTCATCAGGTATGAGGCAGAGGATGAATGTAATAAGGGCATTGCTTAACATGCCAGAAGTACTATTCCTAGATGAACCCACACTAGGTCTAGATCCTCAATCCTCAGTCGAAGTTAGAGAGTTCGTAAGGAAAATCAATAGAGAAAAGAAGACGACAATCATCATCACAACACACATGATGATTGAAGCTGACATGCTCTGCGACCGCATAGGCATCATAGACCATGGAAAAATCGTCGCCCTTGATACATCAACAAATCTGAAAAAGCTTGTTTCAGGAGCTGACGAAACTATCTTGGAACTAGAGATAGCAAATCTCACCACAAACATGGTCGCGTCGATACAGTCTCTAAAATGCGTCAACTCCGTCTCTCAGGACAACGCCACGCACATCAAGATTCATGCTAATGGTGACGAAACATTCGACGCTATTATCGATGCCATAAGAGCCGAGAAGGCCAAGATAACCTCAGTAAAAAACCTTGAACCCACACTTGAAGATGTGTTCCTACACGTCACTGGTCGCGAAGTTAGAGACAATGCAGATCGAAAAATACCATTGAGAGAGCACAGGCATTTTATGCCACGGCGGAGGGTGAGGTGA
- a CDS encoding ABC transporter permease, translating to MNISDVFSYAFGAIKLRKLRAGLTTLGVIIGIAAIVALLSISQGLQITITDQLQTGFATDTLIVSTGGGLGMNPGAMTAVESDFELLVNYTKIIDEIENVEMSTAVIQKLCNLNSTEGELTVTIVGVDFAKYANIYSSTFVAERGETPLDPDNETVVVGKLVSDPGDNGTLLFDVNDAIEIIWTPSLYQVKTYTGHVTAVLKEIGGFGIGPSDFSVYIPISQAQSFFGTDECDQIIVQLENDDKTTIESVSEAIDEAFSDQVSVVSSIAVLDIMSSVFSTVELFLAGIAAISLLVAGIGIMNIMIVSLMERTREIGILKALGMKSRTVLSIFLSEAVIVGLMGAIFGIASGWVLANVVARVFSGGGPFGMSGGNQAATVGGMTITPVLTPTVLIGSLAFGVVISVVFAIYPAWQASRRKPVDALRYE from the coding sequence ATGAATATAAGTGATGTTTTCTCATACGCTTTCGGTGCAATAAAACTAAGGAAACTCCGTGCAGGCTTAACAACTCTGGGAGTAATCATTGGCATTGCAGCTATCGTTGCCTTGCTGTCAATTAGCCAAGGTCTCCAAATTACCATAACTGACCAACTTCAAACAGGATTCGCAACCGACACATTGATTGTTTCTACTGGGGGAGGCCTCGGTATGAATCCTGGCGCAATGACCGCAGTTGAATCAGATTTCGAATTGCTAGTTAATTATACAAAAATAATCGATGAAATAGAAAATGTTGAAATGTCAACGGCTGTAATTCAGAAGCTGTGTAACCTTAATTCTACAGAAGGAGAGCTCACGGTTACTATTGTAGGTGTAGATTTCGCCAAATATGCTAATATTTACAGTAGCACTTTTGTCGCTGAACGTGGTGAAACACCTTTAGATCCAGACAATGAAACAGTTGTAGTTGGGAAGTTGGTCAGTGACCCCGGGGATAATGGGACATTATTATTCGATGTAAATGATGCAATTGAGATCATTTGGACTCCCTCGCTGTACCAAGTTAAGACTTATACTGGCCATGTTACGGCTGTTCTTAAGGAGATTGGAGGCTTCGGCATTGGGCCTTCAGATTTTAGTGTTTACATTCCGATTTCGCAAGCTCAAAGTTTCTTTGGAACCGATGAATGTGATCAAATAATTGTGCAGTTGGAAAACGATGATAAAACAACGATTGAGAGTGTTTCTGAAGCCATAGATGAAGCCTTTAGCGATCAAGTCTCTGTCGTTTCTTCAATAGCTGTGCTTGATATTATGTCAAGTGTTTTCTCCACCGTAGAACTTTTCTTAGCTGGAATTGCTGCCATCTCACTTTTGGTGGCTGGCATAGGCATAATGAATATTATGATTGTTTCTTTGATGGAGCGTACAAGAGAGATAGGTATACTGAAGGCGTTAGGCATGAAAAGTCGAACGGTGCTTTCCATTTTCTTAAGCGAAGCAGTGATAGTTGGGTTGATGGGTGCAATATTTGGCATAGCTTCAGGTTGGGTTTTAGCAAACGTAGTTGCAAGAGTTTTTAGTGGAGGAGGCCCTTTCGGCATGTCAGGGGGAAATCAAGCAGCTACAGTCGGTGGAATGACGATAACCCCAGTTCTAACTCCAACAGTGCTTATAGGATCCCTTGCATTCGGCGTAGTAATTAGTGTAGTATTTGCAATCTATCCAGCTTGGCAAGCTTCAAGACGTAAACCAGTAGATGCTCTCAGATATGAGTGA
- a CDS encoding ABC transporter ATP-binding protein, with product MIQTANLRKTYMLGKVPVEALVGVDLRIEKGDFLAILGPSGSGKSTLLNIIGALDKSTDGKVFIEGVDISTLHDNGLADLRRKIGFVFQFFNLIPRLTARGNVELTMAILGLSKKERKKRATELLESVGLKERINHKPAELSGGERQRVAIARALANNPKFLLMDEPTGNIDSKTAHEIMELVNRLNKKRGMTTVVITHDKNIASQAGRIVHMADGLIVQEEVN from the coding sequence ATCATTCAGACAGCTAATCTTCGAAAGACCTACATGCTTGGAAAGGTCCCGGTTGAAGCCCTAGTGGGTGTGGATTTGAGAATTGAAAAGGGTGATTTTCTCGCAATTCTCGGCCCTTCTGGAAGTGGAAAATCCACTTTGCTTAATATAATTGGTGCCTTGGACAAGTCAACAGACGGAAAAGTCTTCATAGAAGGCGTTGACATTTCCACATTGCATGACAACGGATTAGCTGATTTGCGGCGTAAAATAGGCTTCGTATTTCAATTCTTCAACCTAATTCCACGGCTAACTGCAAGAGGAAATGTTGAATTGACCATGGCAATACTCGGCTTGAGCAAGAAAGAGAGAAAGAAACGCGCCACAGAACTCCTCGAATCAGTGGGCTTGAAGGAAAGAATTAACCATAAACCGGCTGAACTCAGTGGTGGTGAACGTCAACGTGTGGCAATTGCCAGAGCCCTTGCAAACAATCCGAAATTTCTCCTAATGGATGAACCCACCGGAAACATAGATTCCAAAACTGCACACGAAATAATGGAGCTTGTTAATAGATTGAACAAAAAGAGAGGCATGACAACGGTAGTGATCACCCATGACAAGAACATAGCATCACAAGCTGGAAGAATAGTGCACATGGCTGACGGCTTGATAGTTCAGGAAGAGGTGAACTAG
- a CDS encoding PadR family transcriptional regulator: MVLKLLKEKPMSGAEIVDEIEKETGGRWKPSPGSIYPLLAQLQNKGYTKELPKDEVGMKHYKLTKEGEKFFEEQAKFGERLRKKLEFLAPILVGGFQMGINGEKLREIREPARRLVTALLDLRLTLKENLTTQTAREVAQILNDSAEKLEQIIERIKKG; this comes from the coding sequence TTGGTACTTAAGCTGCTGAAAGAAAAGCCGATGTCAGGAGCAGAGATCGTGGATGAAATTGAGAAAGAAACTGGCGGACGATGGAAGCCAAGTCCTGGATCAATCTATCCACTTCTAGCGCAGCTTCAAAACAAAGGCTACACAAAAGAGCTTCCAAAAGATGAAGTTGGAATGAAACATTACAAGCTTACAAAGGAAGGAGAAAAATTCTTTGAAGAACAAGCAAAGTTTGGAGAAAGACTTAGGAAAAAGTTGGAGTTTTTGGCACCTATATTAGTAGGAGGTTTCCAGATGGGCATCAATGGAGAGAAGCTGCGAGAGATCAGAGAACCTGCCAGACGACTTGTTACTGCACTCCTCGATCTGCGACTAACCCTAAAGGAAAATCTGACTACGCAAACTGCAAGAGAAGTAGCGCAAATTCTGAATGATAGCGCTGAAAAACTCGAGCAAATAATCGAGAGAATCAAGAAGGGATGA
- a CDS encoding MBL fold metallo-hydrolase, protein MRVNGGVVEMVSLTFYGGVDEIGGNKVLLEDGDVRVFLDFGQSFTLGCGFFTGWLSPRGINGLGDYFEFGLLPKLRGLYAEEQLQFTDVPYVKSRFDAVFLSHAHFDHIEHVQFLDPEIPVHLGEGTKLFLEAMEKTSSFCDYGEHRFQRFRTGDRIKVGDLVVEPVHVDHSIPAAYGFLVHTSEGTIVYTGDLRSHGPKKDMTEEFAEKAHTSEPAAMICEGTRMVEEERRKNYSEQQVETLSGKVVASTGKIVFVTRYSRDMDRFRSFYNVAKNTGRKIVISPKTAHLLSRLVEDRRLDLPDPLKDENILVYYKRKKSGKFEEKDYYVWERDFMDKMATYESVHENQGKLVMDLDFYQFAELIDVKPSPGSHFIHSMSEPYSEEDIEDQVMHNWLNHFEMQFHQLHASGHMNRHQLTDLINCIKPKRIFPVHTENQHLFKKKCSNVQTIEYGREYTL, encoded by the coding sequence GTGAGAGTTAATGGTGGCGTGGTTGAAATGGTGAGTTTAACGTTTTACGGTGGAGTGGATGAGATTGGTGGAAACAAGGTTTTGTTGGAAGATGGCGATGTCAGGGTTTTCTTGGATTTCGGTCAATCTTTCACTTTGGGTTGTGGATTTTTTACGGGTTGGCTTTCTCCTAGAGGCATCAATGGATTAGGGGATTATTTTGAGTTTGGTTTGCTGCCGAAGTTGAGGGGTTTGTATGCGGAGGAGCAGCTGCAGTTCACGGATGTTCCTTATGTGAAGTCAAGGTTTGACGCTGTGTTTTTGTCTCACGCGCACTTTGATCACATAGAACATGTCCAGTTTTTAGATCCAGAGATACCGGTGCATCTTGGTGAGGGCACTAAGCTGTTTTTGGAAGCGATGGAGAAAACCAGCAGCTTCTGTGATTATGGGGAGCATCGGTTTCAGAGGTTTAGAACTGGAGACAGAATCAAGGTTGGCGACCTTGTGGTGGAGCCTGTTCATGTCGATCATTCGATTCCTGCTGCTTACGGCTTCTTAGTCCACACGTCTGAAGGCACGATTGTGTATACCGGGGATCTTAGGAGTCATGGTCCCAAGAAGGATATGACTGAAGAGTTTGCTGAAAAGGCGCATACATCTGAGCCTGCCGCCATGATATGCGAAGGCACCAGAATGGTTGAAGAGGAGCGGAGAAAGAACTATTCTGAGCAGCAGGTTGAAACGCTAAGCGGCAAAGTTGTTGCTTCAACCGGTAAGATTGTGTTTGTCACTCGTTACAGTAGGGACATGGACCGGTTCAGAAGTTTCTATAACGTGGCTAAGAACACAGGTAGAAAGATTGTTATTTCTCCAAAAACGGCTCATTTGCTGAGCAGACTTGTGGAAGACAGACGCCTTGATCTTCCTGACCCGTTGAAGGACGAGAATATTCTGGTTTACTATAAGCGGAAAAAGTCTGGGAAGTTCGAGGAGAAGGACTATTATGTTTGGGAGCGAGATTTCATGGATAAAATGGCTACGTATGAGTCTGTGCACGAGAATCAGGGTAAGCTGGTTATGGACTTGGATTTCTATCAGTTTGCAGAACTAATCGACGTTAAGCCGAGTCCAGGCAGCCATTTCATCCACAGCATGAGCGAACCTTACAGTGAAGAAGATATTGAAGATCAGGTAATGCATAACTGGCTGAACCATTTTGAAATGCAGTTTCATCAGCTGCATGCTTCCGGGCACATGAATAGACACCAATTGACAGATCTAATCAACTGTATCAAGCCGAAGAGAATATTTCCAGTACACACGGAAAACCAGCATTTATTCAAGAAAAAATGCAGTAACGTTCAGACGATAGAATATGGGAGAGAATACACATTATGA
- a CDS encoding GNAT family N-acetyltransferase, with product MIHELRKRDYQKVQPLFEELEWNLITSAVIEGTSPGRVYADRVEDPRTAFMCTVEGYYLAGYDNNDEFNTSLNKLIFARIFAGDTVRKDETDVAIGFHPDSWKEKMPIIFQGRTPLTTARRHYVCTELKVDHWMDHVPKGFQIQRIDEKLLRTPHLEIPEHVTGWMKTNWGSISDFMKKGFGFCTLLDKRIVSWSIADCVSGNACEIGIHTREDYRKQGLATLTAAAAVDHSLSSGFRQVGWHCDEYNLGSIGVAEKVGFKLERKYIQYYACANEAHHLEETAQAHFRAKRYKEAIESYEKFFATPPEELPKWLREILPQELGTHYFRVAYAKAAIGEDNGVLKYLEKAVDNGWLYIDFLMSCKEFESKHGTSAWNSILKKIRKKLNAH from the coding sequence ATGATACACGAGCTCAGAAAGAGGGACTACCAGAAGGTTCAACCACTATTCGAGGAATTAGAGTGGAACCTAATCACGAGTGCTGTCATCGAGGGAACCAGCCCCGGAAGAGTCTATGCAGATCGTGTCGAGGATCCGAGAACAGCATTCATGTGCACCGTTGAAGGATACTACCTGGCAGGATATGACAACAACGATGAGTTCAACACCTCTCTGAACAAACTCATATTTGCGAGGATTTTCGCCGGAGACACTGTCAGGAAGGATGAAACCGACGTTGCAATAGGCTTCCATCCAGATTCATGGAAGGAAAAGATGCCCATCATATTCCAAGGGAGGACTCCGCTGACAACGGCGCGCAGGCACTACGTCTGCACTGAGTTGAAAGTAGACCACTGGATGGATCATGTTCCAAAGGGATTTCAGATCCAACGCATAGATGAAAAACTCCTGCGAACGCCCCACTTGGAGATTCCAGAACACGTAACGGGTTGGATGAAGACAAACTGGGGCTCCATCTCCGACTTCATGAAGAAAGGCTTCGGCTTCTGCACATTACTTGACAAGCGGATTGTCAGTTGGAGCATTGCTGACTGCGTAAGCGGCAACGCCTGCGAAATCGGTATACACACGCGTGAAGACTACAGAAAACAGGGACTGGCCACTCTCACAGCTGCAGCAGCCGTCGACCACTCTCTGTCAAGCGGCTTCAGACAAGTCGGTTGGCACTGTGACGAATACAACCTAGGCTCGATCGGGGTCGCCGAGAAAGTAGGATTCAAACTGGAGAGAAAGTACATCCAATACTACGCATGCGCTAACGAGGCCCATCACCTTGAAGAAACAGCTCAAGCCCACTTCAGGGCAAAACGATACAAAGAAGCCATCGAAAGCTACGAGAAATTCTTTGCGACACCACCAGAAGAACTGCCGAAATGGCTCCGTGAAATACTGCCTCAAGAGCTCGGCACACACTACTTCCGCGTAGCCTATGCAAAAGCCGCAATTGGAGAAGACAATGGTGTCCTCAAATATCTTGAAAAAGCAGTAGACAACGGATGGCTCTACATAGACTTTTTGATGAGCTGTAAAGAATTCGAGAGCAAACATGGAACATCTGCTTGGAATAGCATTCTGAAAAAAATCCGGAAAAAACTGAATGCGCATTAA
- a CDS encoding DUF998 domain-containing protein: protein MNIFQILAICGMLSPIVYTVMWILGGILQPDYSHIQDDISSLFAVGAPNKGLMQSFIIASSVLLFVFYIGVHDGINNGGGSIVGPVLFLTSSVLGILVALFFPLDAGGEIITLRGKMHLILVVGSGLLTIGGMVALWFRLQLVEVWNTFATYSLISAIVSLILVIISGIFIRSKYRGLLERLGVYPYQLYYFVLSLMVFLNN from the coding sequence ATGAACATCTTTCAGATTTTAGCAATTTGTGGAATGCTTAGTCCAATCGTATATACCGTTATGTGGATTCTTGGGGGCATTTTGCAGCCAGACTATAGTCATATTCAAGATGATATTAGTTCACTATTTGCAGTTGGCGCTCCAAACAAAGGACTAATGCAGTCTTTCATTATTGCTTCTAGTGTTTTGCTGTTTGTATTTTACATTGGAGTACATGATGGGATAAACAATGGTGGAGGTTCAATTGTAGGACCTGTTTTATTTTTAACTAGTTCAGTTTTGGGAATACTCGTTGCTCTCTTCTTCCCTCTTGATGCTGGGGGTGAAATAATCACTCTCAGAGGGAAGATGCACCTAATTCTTGTGGTTGGGTCGGGATTATTAACAATTGGTGGGATGGTGGCACTGTGGTTTCGATTACAGTTGGTAGAAGTATGGAATACTTTTGCAACCTATTCACTCATTTCCGCGATAGTTTCACTAATTCTTGTAATTATCTCAGGGATATTCATCAGAAGCAAATATAGGGGTCTGCTTGAAAGATTAGGAGTCTATCCCTATCAACTCTACTACTTTGTACTTAGTCTGATGGTTTTTCTGAATAATTAA